The following proteins are co-located in the Billgrantia tianxiuensis genome:
- a CDS encoding FAD-binding and (Fe-S)-binding domain-containing protein produces MVHNVLGIEAWLADGSEGHFGFFDELPLKGRERELAERVKAIAEGVSAEIREHFPKVLRRVGGYNLDLFDCQNPKPYDPQGRVNLAHLLVGAEGTLGVSRRIKLRLSPLPTHKVLGVVNFPTFYQAMDFTQHIVTLDPTAVELVDRTMIDLSLENPAFRPVIEKALIGRPQAVLLVEFAGEERQTQLASLKRLTELMADLGLPGSVVEMPEPAAQAALWNVRKAGLNIMMSMKGDGKPVSFIEDCAVPLEHLAEYTDKLTEVFHRHGTEGTWYAHASVGTLHVRPILDMRRGGARKMREIAEEASALVRQYKGAYSGEHGDGLCRGEWVAWQFGETLNDAFRAIKGAFDPQNLLNPGKIVDTPKMDDERYFRFPTRYQRIPLTPLFDWSAWNVTRDPLTGELGEPGSAGDATHGLAMAVEMCNNNGHCRKFDAGTMCPSYRITRDEQHLTRGRANTLRLVLSGQLGEQGLADDAVKEALDLCVSCKGCKRDCPTGVDMAKFKIEARAARVRTKGLALRDRLIGEMPRYAPMARRVAGLLAAVERLDFLAHPLKRALGFAPQRRFPAFTGDFLSECHGTPALASSIQTVREVVLFVDTFNNYMESDNARAAKRVLEAAGYRVHPNVKPGERPLCCGRTYLSSGQFDKAKAEARRTLDALMPHVERGVAVVGLEPSCLLGMRDEFLQYGFGEQARALADAAMLFEEFLVRARQAGELSLDLKPLPGRALLHGHCHQKAFDALRPVEQVLSWIPELTVETVDASCCGMAGSFGYEAEHYDASLQMAELALLPAIREADDDTVLVADGTSCRHQIRDGSGREAIHVARLLERALA; encoded by the coding sequence ATGGTGCACAACGTGCTGGGCATCGAGGCCTGGCTGGCCGACGGCAGCGAGGGCCACTTTGGCTTCTTCGACGAGCTGCCGCTCAAGGGCCGCGAGCGCGAGCTAGCCGAACGGGTCAAGGCGATTGCGGAGGGGGTGTCCGCCGAGATCCGCGAGCACTTCCCCAAGGTGCTGCGCCGGGTCGGGGGCTACAACCTGGATCTCTTCGATTGCCAGAACCCCAAGCCCTACGACCCGCAGGGGCGCGTCAACCTGGCCCATCTGCTGGTGGGCGCCGAGGGTACCCTGGGAGTGAGCCGGCGCATCAAGCTGCGGCTCTCGCCGCTGCCGACGCACAAGGTGCTCGGTGTGGTCAATTTCCCAACCTTCTATCAGGCGATGGACTTCACCCAGCACATCGTCACCCTCGACCCCACCGCGGTGGAGCTGGTCGATCGCACCATGATCGACCTGTCGCTGGAGAATCCGGCGTTCCGTCCGGTGATCGAGAAGGCGCTGATCGGTCGGCCCCAGGCGGTGCTGTTGGTGGAGTTCGCCGGTGAGGAGCGGCAGACCCAGCTCGCCTCGCTCAAACGTCTCACCGAGCTGATGGCCGACCTGGGCCTGCCCGGCAGCGTGGTGGAGATGCCCGAGCCCGCCGCACAGGCGGCGCTGTGGAACGTACGCAAGGCCGGTCTCAACATTATGATGAGCATGAAGGGGGACGGTAAGCCGGTCTCCTTCATCGAGGACTGCGCGGTGCCCCTCGAACATCTGGCCGAGTACACCGACAAGTTGACCGAGGTGTTCCATCGCCACGGCACCGAGGGCACCTGGTACGCCCACGCCAGCGTCGGCACGCTGCACGTGCGGCCGATCCTCGACATGCGGCGGGGCGGGGCGCGCAAGATGCGCGAGATCGCCGAGGAGGCTTCCGCCCTGGTGCGCCAATACAAGGGAGCCTACTCCGGCGAGCACGGCGACGGCCTGTGCCGCGGCGAGTGGGTGGCCTGGCAGTTCGGCGAGACCCTCAACGACGCCTTCCGGGCGATCAAGGGCGCCTTCGATCCGCAGAACCTGCTCAACCCGGGCAAGATCGTCGATACGCCGAAAATGGACGACGAGCGCTATTTCCGCTTTCCCACCCGCTACCAGCGCATTCCGCTCACGCCGCTGTTCGACTGGTCGGCCTGGAACGTCACCCGCGACCCGCTCACCGGCGAGCTGGGCGAGCCCGGCAGCGCCGGCGACGCCACCCATGGCCTGGCGATGGCGGTGGAGATGTGCAACAACAACGGCCACTGCCGCAAGTTCGATGCCGGCACCATGTGCCCCAGCTACCGCATCACCCGGGACGAGCAGCACCTGACCCGGGGCAGGGCCAACACCCTGCGCCTGGTGCTCTCCGGGCAGCTCGGCGAGCAGGGCCTGGCCGACGATGCGGTCAAGGAGGCGCTCGACCTCTGCGTCTCCTGCAAGGGCTGCAAGCGTGATTGCCCCACCGGCGTCGACATGGCCAAGTTCAAGATCGAGGCGCGTGCCGCTCGGGTGCGTACCAAGGGGCTCGCCCTGCGCGATCGCCTGATCGGCGAGATGCCGCGCTATGCGCCCATGGCACGGCGGGTCGCTGGGCTGCTGGCGGCGGTGGAGCGTCTCGATTTCCTGGCGCATCCGCTGAAGCGGGCGCTGGGCTTCGCCCCGCAGCGCCGTTTCCCGGCCTTCACCGGCGATTTCCTCAGCGAATGCCACGGCACGCCGGCCCTGGCCTCTTCGATCCAGACTGTCAGGGAGGTGGTCTTGTTCGTCGACACCTTCAACAACTATATGGAGAGCGACAATGCCCGGGCCGCCAAGCGGGTACTGGAGGCGGCTGGCTATCGCGTTCATCCCAACGTCAAGCCGGGGGAGCGGCCGCTGTGCTGCGGGCGTACCTACCTCTCGTCCGGCCAGTTCGACAAGGCGAAAGCCGAGGCCCGGCGAACGCTCGATGCCCTGATGCCCCATGTCGAGCGCGGCGTGGCCGTCGTCGGGCTCGAGCCCTCCTGCCTGCTCGGCATGCGCGACGAATTCCTGCAGTACGGCTTCGGCGAGCAGGCGCGAGCCCTGGCGGATGCTGCGATGCTGTTCGAGGAGTTTCTGGTCAGGGCCCGGCAGGCGGGCGAGCTTTCGCTCGATCTCAAGCCGCTGCCCGGGCGCGCGCTGCTGCACGGCCACTGCCACCAGAAGGCCTTCGACGCGCTGCGCCCGGTGGAGCAGGTGCTGTCCTGGATTCCCGAGCTCACGGTCGAGACCGTCGACGCCTCCTGCTGCGGCATGGCGGGCAGCTTCGGCTACGAGGCGGAGCACTACGACGCCTCGCTGCAGATGGCCGAACTGGCGCTGTTGCCGGCGATCCGCGAGGCCGACGACGACACCGTACTGGTGGCCGACGGCACCAGCTGTCGCCATCAGATCCGCGACGGCAGCGGCCGTGAGGCGATCCATGTGGCCCGCTTGCTCGAGCGGGCGCTGGCGTGA
- a CDS encoding TRAP transporter large permease: MTLPFMIVGLLGLILMGLPIAVALAIVATVAIVVYQGLEMLPNIGLTMFEGASSFPLLAIPMFVLAGAIMNTGGISKRLIAFASALFGFIRGGLAMINIGVSLFFAEISGSAVADVAATGSVLIPAMKKRGYPSPFAAAVTSSSASLAIIIPPSIPMILYGVMSGASIVQLFVAGIVPGLLGAVGLMALSYYYARKHHWPVEEVFQFKRVRQTAKEAAWALTLPIIILGSIFGGFVTATEGAGLAVAAAIFISAVIYRELDLRTLYKAIVDGGQQTAVVMLLVAASALIGVFLTEMRMPQQLAQAVLSLTDNKYAILMMLNVFFLLIGLFLHSAAAIILVVPIVMPLVGAAGIDPVHFGLVVCLNLAIGQQTPPVASVLITACSIAKSDVWSVTRSNLGFIAVLLFILLLVTYIPAIPMGLVEFFYR; the protein is encoded by the coding sequence ATGACGCTCCCTTTCATGATAGTGGGCTTGCTGGGGCTGATCCTGATGGGGCTGCCCATCGCGGTGGCGCTGGCAATCGTGGCCACGGTGGCCATCGTGGTCTACCAGGGGCTGGAGATGCTGCCCAACATCGGTCTCACGATGTTCGAGGGAGCCAGCAGCTTCCCGCTGCTGGCCATCCCCATGTTCGTGCTGGCCGGTGCCATCATGAACACTGGCGGCATCTCCAAGCGCCTGATCGCCTTTGCCTCGGCGCTGTTCGGCTTTATCCGCGGCGGGCTGGCGATGATCAACATCGGTGTCTCGCTGTTCTTCGCCGAGATATCCGGTTCGGCGGTAGCCGATGTGGCTGCCACCGGCTCGGTACTGATCCCGGCCATGAAGAAGCGCGGCTATCCCAGTCCCTTCGCTGCGGCCGTCACCTCTTCCTCGGCATCACTGGCGATCATCATTCCCCCCTCCATTCCGATGATCCTCTACGGGGTCATGTCGGGCGCTTCCATCGTCCAGCTGTTCGTGGCCGGTATTGTGCCAGGGCTGCTGGGGGCCGTGGGGCTTATGGCGCTGAGCTACTACTACGCGCGCAAGCATCACTGGCCGGTGGAAGAGGTCTTCCAGTTCAAGCGCGTCAGGCAGACCGCCAAGGAGGCGGCCTGGGCGCTGACCCTGCCGATCATCATCCTCGGTTCCATTTTCGGCGGCTTTGTGACCGCCACCGAAGGGGCCGGCCTGGCGGTGGCCGCAGCGATCTTCATCAGCGCCGTGATCTACCGCGAGCTGGACCTGCGCACCCTGTACAAGGCCATCGTCGATGGCGGCCAGCAGACCGCCGTAGTGATGCTGCTGGTGGCGGCCTCGGCGCTGATCGGGGTGTTCCTGACCGAGATGCGGATGCCTCAACAGTTGGCCCAGGCGGTGCTCAGCCTGACCGATAACAAGTATGCCATCCTGATGATGCTGAACGTCTTCTTCCTGCTGATCGGGCTCTTTCTGCACTCGGCGGCGGCGATCATCCTGGTAGTGCCCATCGTCATGCCGCTGGTCGGTGCGGCCGGGATCGACCCGGTCCACTTCGGCCTGGTGGTATGCCTCAACCTGGCCATCGGTCAGCAAACCCCGCCGGTGGCGAGTGTGCTGATCACGGCCTGTTCCATCGCCAAATCGGACGTGTGGTCGGTGACCCGCTCGAACCTCGGCTTCATCGCCGTGCTGCTCTTCATCCTGCTGCTGGTGACCTATATCCCCGCCATTCCAATGGGCCTGGTGGAGTTCTTCTACCGCTAG
- a CDS encoding CaiB/BaiF CoA transferase family protein, which yields MLPLMKMKVLDISQIMAGPYCTMVLGDLGADVIKVEKNGGDDSRQMGPYVNDESTCFAQINRNKKSISLNLKEEEGREIFYRLAKEADVIVENYRTGVAKKLKVDYETIKTINPGIIYCSISGYGQTGPYSHKGGFDLVAQGMTGLMSMTGEPGRRPLKTGIAVYDIGAGITAVYSILAAYIHKLSTGEGQHVDVAIAECGLPWFTWEAAAFFAEGTVPEPTGWRHRVSAPYQAIKVRDGYIMLGCANQRNWERLCHEVIGRPDLLEDPRFISNYQRGQNVEALEALLEEIFIHDTREAWLAKCDQAGVPAGPINDFAQALDDPHYQARGMVQEMDHPVIGRMKTIGFASKLSGTPPQIRRPAPLYAQHTDEIMTELGFEQAHCEVLRRKGVIK from the coding sequence ATGCTCCCCTTAATGAAAATGAAGGTTCTCGACATTTCCCAGATCATGGCCGGCCCATACTGCACCATGGTGCTCGGTGACCTGGGGGCGGACGTCATCAAGGTGGAGAAGAACGGCGGCGACGACAGTCGCCAGATGGGACCTTACGTCAACGACGAGTCGACCTGCTTCGCCCAGATCAACCGCAACAAGAAGAGCATTTCGCTGAACCTCAAGGAGGAGGAGGGGCGCGAGATCTTCTATCGCCTGGCCAAGGAAGCCGACGTCATCGTCGAGAACTATCGCACCGGCGTGGCCAAGAAGCTGAAGGTGGATTACGAGACCATCAAGACCATCAACCCCGGCATCATCTACTGCTCCATCTCCGGCTATGGACAGACCGGCCCTTACAGCCACAAGGGGGGCTTCGACCTGGTGGCCCAGGGCATGACGGGGCTGATGTCGATGACCGGGGAGCCGGGGCGGCGCCCGCTGAAGACCGGCATCGCCGTCTATGACATCGGGGCGGGCATCACCGCCGTCTATTCGATCCTGGCCGCCTACATCCACAAGCTGAGCACCGGCGAGGGGCAGCACGTCGACGTGGCCATTGCAGAGTGCGGCCTGCCCTGGTTCACCTGGGAGGCGGCGGCGTTCTTCGCCGAAGGCACCGTGCCCGAGCCCACCGGCTGGCGTCACCGCGTATCGGCGCCCTACCAGGCGATCAAGGTCCGCGACGGTTACATCATGCTGGGCTGCGCCAATCAGCGTAACTGGGAGCGGCTCTGCCACGAGGTGATCGGTCGCCCCGACCTGCTGGAGGATCCGCGCTTCATCAGCAATTACCAGCGGGGGCAGAACGTGGAAGCGCTCGAGGCGCTGCTGGAGGAGATTTTCATCCACGACACGCGTGAAGCCTGGCTGGCAAAGTGCGACCAGGCGGGCGTGCCCGCCGGCCCCATCAACGATTTCGCCCAGGCGCTGGACGACCCTCATTATCAGGCGCGCGGCATGGTGCAGGAGATGGATCATCCGGTCATCGGCAGGATGAAGACCATCGGTTTTGCCAGCAAGCTCTCTGGCACGCCGCCGCAGATCCGCCGTCCGGCACCGCTCTACGCCCAGCACACCGATGAGATCATGACCGAGCTGGGCTTCGAGCAGGCGCACTGCGAGGTGCTGCGTCGCAAGGGGGTGATCAAGTGA
- a CDS encoding gamma carbonic anhydrase family protein: MAIYRFGEHRPDVHEEVYVAETADVIGQVTLRRGASVWYQAVLRGDTERLEVGEESNIQDGAVLHADPGFPLKVGKGVTVGHQAMLHGCTIGDGSLVGIQAVILNGAVIGENCLVAAGAVVKEGAEFPPNSLIVGAPARVVRELDDAAIEGLRLNAAVYVEKARQHERDLERIN, encoded by the coding sequence ATGGCAATCTATCGATTCGGAGAACACCGCCCCGACGTGCATGAGGAGGTCTACGTTGCGGAAACTGCCGACGTGATCGGACAGGTGACGCTCAGGCGCGGCGCCAGCGTCTGGTATCAGGCGGTGCTGCGCGGCGATACCGAACGCCTGGAGGTCGGCGAGGAGAGCAATATCCAGGATGGGGCCGTGTTGCACGCCGATCCCGGTTTTCCACTCAAGGTAGGCAAGGGCGTGACCGTGGGCCACCAGGCGATGCTGCACGGTTGCACCATTGGTGACGGGAGTCTGGTCGGTATCCAGGCGGTGATCCTGAATGGTGCGGTGATCGGCGAGAACTGCCTGGTGGCGGCAGGAGCCGTGGTCAAGGAGGGCGCCGAGTTTCCACCGAACTCGCTGATCGTGGGAGCGCCGGCGCGAGTGGTGCGGGAGCTCGACGATGCGGCCATCGAGGGCTTGCGTCTCAATGCGGCGGTCTACGTGGAAAAAGCGCGCCAGCACGAGCGCGATCTCGAACGTATCAACTGA
- a CDS encoding TRAP transporter substrate-binding protein: MHLLRLTAVAAVVAFVSAPLQAREITFGHVGGPDSLFSDSADYFAELVNERLPEPYEVVVFGSSQLGTDSELLQRMRLGTVDLALPSTIMSSVADEFGLFELPYLIQDREHMKRVEEEIFWPHLAPLAEQNGYRILAVWENGFRHITNNRRPINTPEDLRGIKLRVPQGVWRVRMFEEYGAEPSPMSLSEVFMALQTGVMDGQENPLAQIAGQRFQEVQDYLSLTGHVYTPAYLTAGRRFDNLPDEIQEIIIEAAKETQAFVYEHAAQLDEDLIDVIRQANTEVNEVDTSAFIEASDAIYEAFASEVPGSQELIDRVLELGNDA; encoded by the coding sequence ATGCACCTGCTACGTCTCACGGCGGTCGCCGCCGTTGTTGCCTTTGTCTCGGCTCCCCTCCAGGCCCGTGAAATCACTTTTGGCCATGTCGGAGGTCCTGACTCCCTGTTTAGTGATTCCGCTGACTATTTCGCCGAGTTGGTCAACGAGCGTCTGCCCGAGCCCTACGAGGTGGTGGTCTTTGGTTCCAGCCAGTTGGGCACCGATTCGGAACTGCTCCAGCGCATGCGACTGGGCACCGTCGACTTGGCGCTGCCTTCTACCATCATGTCCTCGGTCGCGGACGAGTTCGGCCTCTTCGAGCTGCCCTATCTGATTCAGGACCGTGAGCACATGAAGCGGGTAGAGGAGGAGATCTTCTGGCCGCATCTGGCGCCGTTGGCCGAGCAGAACGGCTATCGGATCCTGGCGGTGTGGGAGAACGGCTTTCGCCACATCACCAACAACCGGCGCCCGATCAACACCCCGGAGGATCTGCGTGGCATCAAGCTGCGGGTGCCCCAGGGGGTGTGGCGCGTGCGCATGTTCGAGGAGTACGGTGCCGAGCCCTCGCCGATGTCGCTCTCGGAGGTTTTCATGGCGCTGCAGACCGGCGTCATGGATGGCCAGGAAAATCCGCTGGCCCAGATCGCCGGGCAGCGCTTCCAGGAAGTCCAGGACTACCTCTCCCTGACCGGACACGTCTACACCCCGGCCTACCTCACCGCCGGGCGTCGCTTCGACAACCTCCCCGACGAGATCCAGGAGATCATCATAGAGGCGGCCAAGGAGACCCAGGCGTTCGTCTACGAACATGCCGCCCAGCTCGATGAGGATCTCATCGACGTGATTCGCCAGGCCAACACCGAGGTGAACGAAGTCGATACCTCAGCCTTCATCGAGGCTTCCGATGCGATCTACGAAGCCTTTGCCAGCGAGGTACCCGGCTCCCAGGAGTTGATCGACAGGGTGCTGGAGCTCGGTAACGACGCTTGA
- a CDS encoding FAD-binding oxidoreductase, which yields MTSLTDKTATPNARVKPVTELAARLTREMEGEVLFDLASRGRYSTDASIYQAMPVGVVIPRHQRDLTTALEAARDARVPILARGAGTSQCGQTVGEALVIDTTRWLREIVEFDREAGTVVVEPGIVLDHLNAWLKPHGLWYPVDVSTSAQCTLGGWPATTPAARARSATATWCTTCWASRPGWPTAARATLASSTSCRSRAASAS from the coding sequence ATGACGTCTCTGACGGACAAGACCGCTACCCCGAATGCGCGGGTCAAGCCGGTGACCGAACTGGCGGCCCGGCTGACCCGGGAGATGGAGGGCGAGGTGCTGTTCGACCTCGCCTCGCGCGGTCGCTATTCCACCGATGCCTCGATCTACCAGGCGATGCCGGTGGGCGTGGTGATCCCGCGCCACCAGCGCGACCTGACGACGGCGCTGGAAGCCGCCCGCGACGCTCGGGTGCCGATCCTGGCGCGGGGCGCCGGTACCAGCCAGTGCGGCCAGACAGTGGGCGAGGCGCTGGTGATCGACACCACGCGCTGGCTCAGGGAAATCGTCGAGTTCGACCGCGAGGCGGGCACCGTGGTGGTCGAACCGGGCATCGTGCTCGACCACCTCAATGCCTGGCTCAAGCCCCATGGGCTCTGGTATCCGGTGGACGTCTCCACCAGTGCCCAGTGCACCCTGGGGGGATGGCCGGCAACAACTCCTGCGGCTCGCGCTCGATCCGCTACGGCAACATGGTGCACAACGTGCTGGGCATCGAGGCCTGGCTGGCCGACGGCAGCGAGGGCCACTTTGGCTTCTTCGACGAGCTGCCGCTCAAGGGCCGCGAGCGCGAGCTAG
- a CDS encoding enoyl-CoA hydratase/isomerase family protein has translation MEPKSTAELELIKDGRIAWLIFNRPQVRNAMTWGMYDTLERHCHALSEDPEVDVVVLRGSGGEAFVAGTDIKQFTGFETAQHALDYEHRIDAVVGALESLGKPTIALLEGFCVGGGAAIAMACDFRYCTPDLRFGVPIAKTLGNCVSIANVSRLVDLVGAARAKEVLMLAKLFGADEAKQAGLVTEVVAAEEIEAEVRKVAERLGGFAPLTLRASKEEISRVLAARRPPAGSEEDLIALCYTSRDFKSAVKAFVDKTPHAWRGE, from the coding sequence ATGGAGCCGAAATCGACGGCCGAGCTGGAACTCATCAAGGATGGGCGCATCGCGTGGCTGATCTTCAATCGCCCTCAGGTGCGCAATGCCATGACCTGGGGTATGTACGACACGCTCGAGCGGCATTGCCATGCTCTGAGCGAGGACCCGGAAGTGGATGTAGTGGTGCTGCGCGGCAGCGGCGGCGAAGCCTTTGTTGCCGGTACCGACATCAAGCAGTTCACCGGCTTCGAAACGGCACAGCACGCGCTGGACTACGAGCACCGCATCGACGCGGTCGTCGGCGCCCTGGAGTCGCTCGGCAAGCCCACCATCGCTCTGCTTGAAGGGTTTTGCGTCGGCGGCGGCGCGGCCATCGCCATGGCCTGCGATTTTCGCTACTGCACGCCCGATCTGCGCTTCGGCGTGCCTATCGCCAAGACCCTCGGCAACTGCGTCTCCATTGCCAATGTGTCGCGCCTGGTCGATCTGGTCGGGGCCGCCAGGGCCAAGGAGGTGTTGATGCTGGCCAAGCTGTTCGGTGCCGATGAGGCAAAGCAAGCGGGCCTGGTCACCGAGGTCGTCGCCGCCGAGGAGATCGAGGCGGAGGTCAGGAAAGTGGCGGAGAGGCTGGGTGGCTTTGCGCCCTTGACGCTGCGCGCCTCCAAGGAGGAGATCAGCCGTGTGCTGGCGGCACGGCGGCCTCCGGCAGGCAGCGAGGAGGACCTGATCGCGCTCTGCTATACCAGCCGCGACTTCAAGAGCGCCGTCAAGGCCTTCGTCGACAAGACCCCCCATGCCTGGCGCGGCGAGTAG
- a CDS encoding TRAP transporter small permease produces MGIVNQLSRIMERLLEIITVVLMVSLTLVVLYAVVTRYAWRTPSWYDEVAAIMLVWLTYYAGALAALKRGHIGVDGVLAAMPVHIRMPIAYLSEALFIGFFAVLCWAGLTVIEVMQGMSLITLRWVPLTFTQSVIPIGAALFIIAQLLSMPAHLAKVRSGVTQEEEEIRHAIAEAERDNTKAGFTADELTKRAQP; encoded by the coding sequence ATGGGTATCGTGAATCAGCTTTCCCGCATCATGGAGCGGCTGCTCGAGATCATCACGGTGGTATTGATGGTTTCGCTGACGTTGGTGGTGCTCTATGCGGTGGTGACCCGTTACGCTTGGCGAACGCCCTCCTGGTATGACGAAGTGGCCGCCATCATGTTGGTCTGGCTGACCTACTATGCCGGGGCTCTGGCAGCGCTCAAGCGCGGTCATATCGGGGTCGACGGAGTCCTGGCCGCCATGCCGGTGCATATCCGCATGCCGATCGCCTATCTCTCCGAGGCGCTATTCATCGGCTTCTTTGCCGTACTGTGCTGGGCTGGGCTGACGGTGATCGAGGTGATGCAGGGCATGTCGCTGATTACCCTGCGTTGGGTGCCGCTTACCTTCACCCAGTCGGTGATTCCCATCGGAGCGGCGCTGTTCATCATCGCCCAACTGCTCAGTATGCCGGCTCACCTGGCCAAGGTGCGCTCGGGGGTGACCCAGGAGGAAGAGGAGATCCGCCACGCCATTGCCGAGGCTGAGCGCGACAATACCAAGGCCGGCTTCACTGCGGATGAGCTGACCAAGAGGGCGCAGCCATGA
- a CDS encoding pyridoxal-phosphate-dependent aminotransferase family protein — MLNLDFHPSGRHFLQIPGPSPVPDRILRAISLPTIDHRGPEFGVLGLELLAKLKQVFKTEGPVMVYPASGTGAWEAAFANALSPGDRVLMFETGHFATLWHKMALRLQLEPEFIGLPGYEGWRQGVRADMIEARLREDAGHRIKAVCVVHNETSTGVTSDIAAVRRAIDAAGHPALLLVDTISGLASADYRHDEWGVDVTISGSQKGLMLPPGISFNALSDKAISASRESTMPRSFWAWDEILEANRNGYWPYTPSTNLLYGLNEALDMLLDEGLEHVFARHQRWAAGVRTAVEAWGLEIQCQDPALYSPVLTGVVMPDGIDADAVRKIIYERFDLSLGMGLGKAKGKMFRIGHLGDCNDLTLVATLGGCEAGMKLCGVPLAGSGVAAALEYFAQHPLEAR, encoded by the coding sequence ATGCTGAATCTCGACTTCCATCCTTCCGGCCGGCATTTTCTGCAGATCCCCGGGCCGTCGCCGGTGCCGGATCGCATACTGCGGGCCATCAGCCTGCCCACCATCGACCATCGCGGCCCGGAGTTCGGTGTCTTGGGCCTGGAGCTGCTGGCCAAGCTCAAGCAGGTCTTCAAGACCGAAGGGCCGGTCATGGTCTACCCGGCCTCGGGCACGGGCGCCTGGGAGGCGGCATTCGCCAACGCGCTCTCTCCCGGCGACCGGGTGCTGATGTTCGAGACCGGCCACTTTGCCACCCTGTGGCACAAGATGGCGCTCCGCCTGCAGCTCGAGCCTGAGTTCATCGGGCTGCCGGGTTATGAAGGCTGGCGCCAGGGCGTTCGGGCCGACATGATCGAGGCGCGGCTGCGGGAGGATGCCGGCCACCGAATCAAGGCGGTCTGCGTGGTGCACAACGAGACCTCCACCGGCGTGACCAGCGACATCGCCGCGGTACGCCGCGCCATCGATGCCGCCGGCCACCCGGCGCTGCTGCTGGTCGATACCATCTCGGGACTCGCCAGTGCCGACTACCGCCATGACGAGTGGGGCGTCGACGTCACCATCTCCGGCTCCCAGAAGGGGCTGATGCTGCCGCCGGGCATCAGCTTCAACGCCCTTTCCGACAAGGCCATCTCGGCCAGTCGCGAATCGACCATGCCCAGGAGCTTCTGGGCATGGGACGAGATCCTCGAGGCCAACCGCAACGGCTACTGGCCCTATACCCCCAGCACCAACCTGCTCTACGGCCTCAACGAGGCGCTGGACATGCTGCTCGACGAAGGGCTGGAGCACGTCTTTGCCCGCCACCAGCGCTGGGCCGCGGGGGTGCGTACGGCGGTCGAGGCCTGGGGCCTGGAGATCCAGTGCCAGGATCCGGCCCTCTACTCGCCGGTGCTCACCGGGGTGGTGATGCCGGATGGAATCGACGCCGACGCCGTGCGCAAGATCATCTACGAGCGCTTCGACCTGTCGCTGGGCATGGGGCTCGGCAAGGCCAAGGGCAAGATGTTCCGCATCGGCCACCTGGGCGACTGCAACGACCTGACGCTGGTCGCCACCCTCGGTGGCTGCGAGGCCGGCATGAAGCTCTGCGGCGTGCCCCTGGCGGGTAGCGGCGTGGCGGCGGCGCTGGAGTACTTCGCCCAACACCCGCTGGAAGCCAGGTGA